A part of Aspergillus flavus chromosome 5, complete sequence genomic DNA contains:
- a CDS encoding protein transport protein sec22, whose amino-acid sequence MVKSTQIARLDGLMLAASVDDEQAEVELSEIKTQAKMIFRRLSRNSAPQASIESGQYNLHYLIQDDICFLCICDRSYPRKLAFTYLADLATEFTTTYSSAQYQSPTLRPYAFVEFDTFIQRTKKLYQDSRASQNLDRLNDELRDVTKVMTKNIEDLLYRGDSLERMGELSGRLREDSKKYRRAAVRINWELVIKQYGPIAGVGLLFLFLIWLRFF is encoded by the exons ATGGTCAAATCGACTCAAATAGCCAGGCTTGATG GCCTCATGCTGGCTGCGTCAGTGGATGATGAACAG GCAGAAGTGGAGCTCTCCGAGATCAAGACACAAGCCAAGATGATTTTCCGCCGGTTGAGTCGCAATTCCGCACCGCAGGCTAGCATTGAGTCTGGCCAATATAACTTACA CTATCTTATCCAAGATGATATCTGCTTCCTCTGTATATGCGACCGTTCTTACCCGCGCAAGCTTGCCTTCACCTACCTCGCAGATCTCGCAACCGAGTTTACTACCACTTACTCCTCTGCGCAGTACCAGTCTCCCACCCTGCGACCATATGCCTTTGTAGAATTTGATACATTTATCCAACGCACCAAGAAGCTGTACCAAGATAGTCGCGCTTCGCAAAACCTTGACCGACTAAATGACGAGCTTCGGGACGTGACGAAAGTGATGACAAAAAACATCGAGGACCTCCTATACCGAGGTGATAGCCTGGAACGGATGGGCGAATTATCGGGGCGTCTGCGAGAGGATAGCAAGAAATACAGACGAGCCGCAGTGCGCATCAATTGGGAGCTGGTGATAAAACAG TATGGCCCAATTGCTGGTGTCGGGCTCCTCTTTCTATTCCTCATTTGGTTGCGCTTCTTCTAA
- a CDS encoding deubiquitinase adaptor domain-containing protein produces the protein MSSSNNKQPKRNPKRAAKDPWAEDKLMTSTSSNLIYLDLVKLLAKPEAWNCLEESEKREILDLLPEDLHSNLDPSPDDPGAKIPPLPEEFLRYSNNWRDGIRHFQLDLQNGRYDPVWLRQAGEAMQQRADGKFDKFKEEEFEQFWGQKQKMDKTLAAGQSSQVKLSTLISNGVVLVGDVWKYSRAFKKGNLLVEKEARIVDIQNGRLTFEMPLGQRVFLPAPQSSPLKDPQALVIGESEKPEVVTMTTPEIEQDRTAEISAGTHLHTNPTEEAGSSNKRKSEIQMEPRKRGRGRRHQVQTPKDLEVDQVTASTEVTRPTQVTVEVTNPPPTVANMNPSVMIQTTTTEHDGQYLEIVSEQPSATGDDALPQLPIVEGTSEEPGMITVSGITGPNAIAMKILEADGRSGKVPSGNAWKDFRAYRNNQDMGSLWEVRQAWFLRNKSLVN, from the exons ATGTCCTCCTCAAACAACAAGCAACCAAAGAGAAATCCGAAGAGAGCGGCGAAGGATCCATGGGCGGAGGACAAATTGATGACGAGTACATCTTCCAATCTTATATATCTGGACCTTGTG AAATTACTCGCCAAACCTGAAGCCTGGAACTGTCTCGAGGAATCTGAAAAACGTGAAATACTCGATCTACTCCCTGAAGACCTACATTCGAACCTGGACCCTTCACCGGACGATCCTGGTGCAAAGATCCCCCCTTTACCAGAAGAGTTTCTACGTTACTCCAATAATTGGCGAGACGGCATTCGTCACTTTCAGCTAGATCTTCAAAATGGACGCTACGATCCCGTTTGGCTGCGGCAGGCGGGAGAAGCCATGCAGCAGCGGGCGGATGGGAAGTTTGACAAGtttaaagaagaagagtttgAGCAGTTTTGGGGGcagaaacagaagatggACAAGACGCTGGCCGCAGGACAGAGTAGCCAGGTCAAATTGAGCACCCTCATTAGCAATGGGGTTGTTCTTGTAGGCGATGTTTGGAAATATTCTCGAGCTTTCAAGAAAGGCAACCTCCTagtggagaaagaagccagG ATAGTGGATATTCAAAATGGTCGGTTAACATTCGAAATGCCCCTTGGCCAGCGGGTATTTCTTCCTGCTCCCCAGAGCTCACCCTTGAAGGACCCACAAGCCCTAGTCATAGGGGAAAGCGAGAAACCAGAAGTCGTTACAATGACTACTCCTGAGATAGAGCAAGATAGGACTGCCGAAATTAGTGCGGGCACACATTTACATACTAATCCAACGGAAGAGGCTGGATCCTCGAACAAGCGTAAATCAGAGATTCAGATGGAGCCTCGCAAGAGAGGCCGCGGCAGAAGGCACCAGGTACAGACACCCAAGGACCTCGAAGTTGACCAAGTGACAGCCTCCACCGAAGTGACAAGACCTACTCAAGTGACAGTAGAAGTCACaaacccaccaccaacagTAGCAAACATGAATCCCTCTGTCATGATTCAGACGACTACTACGGAGCATGACGGCCAATATCTGGAAATTGTTTCTGAACAGCCCTCTGCGACTGGTGACGACGCGCTCCCACAACTACCAATCGTTGAAGGGACATCGGAAGAACCTGGGATGATCACGGTCTCCGGTATTACGGGACCCAACGCAATTGCAATGAAAATCTTAGAAGCTGATGGCCGTTCCGGAAAAGTTCCATCCGGAAATGCTTGGAAAGACTTCCGGGCGTACAGAAATAATCAGGACATGGGTAGCTTATGGGAGGTCAGACAAGCTTGGTTTCTGAGGAATAAATCGTTGGTCAATTGA
- a CDS encoding putative short-chain dehydrogenase (hypothetical protein Ao3042_02000) has product MSDNPPFPESPRPQFPNHNEPRVWVITAGDSPIGISVTRQILAHGDYALVGLAHSSLERDECRRDEFESFLAEIDSHSHEGWRQRFKSIPFDIRMIGECQALVADAVTTFGKIDILLCCTSQTLVGAVEEFGASQQTLNMVRDQFEINYFGPLSIIKAALPHMRKQKTGHIMILSGITAHIGTPGLGMYCAAGWALEGFCDSLAYEIAPFNLKLTIFQCSIEIGILTNLVTSVPPIVPAYSPSSNQAPLFRGMLNRLVPRLPNTHTETNGAQETGQIASVENGPFSRPEVTSMYPPLSPAHMEILVAETVYAITAIGGHENPPSRHIVGQEGVASVKEKLKTVSEELEDFIQSSYAVDYAAGGDQKRASKDENIFGMGTGNGGV; this is encoded by the exons ATGTCGGACAATCCTCCCTTCCCCGAATCCCCCCGCCCTCAGTTCCCCAACCATAATGAACCACGAGTATGGGTAATCACTGCTGGGGATTCGCCCATTGGGATCTCAGTTACACGTCAAATCCTCGCACACGGCGATTACGCATTGGTTGGATTGGCCCATTCGAGTCTAGAACGGGACGAGTGCCGTCGAGACGAATTCGAGTCTTTTCTAGCCGAGATTGACAGTCATAGTCATGAGGGATGGCGACAGCGATTCAAGTCCATTCCTTTCGATATAAG GATGATAGGAGAATGTCAGGCACTTGTGGCAGATGCCGTTACAACATTCGGCAAGATAGACATTCTGCTTTGCTGTACAAGCCAAA CACTTGTAGGGGCGGTGGAAGAGTTTGGGGCCTCCCAGCAAACGCTGAATATGGTTCGGGATCAGTTCGAAATCAACTATTTCGGGCCCCTTAGTATTATAAAAGCAGCACTTCCTCATATGAGGAAGCAAAAAACCGGGCACATCATGATTCTCTCGGGAATTA CCGCCCACATCGGCACGCCAGGTCTTGGAATGTATTGCGCAGCTGGGTGGGCTCTTGAAGGGTTTTGCGAC AGTCTTGCATACGAGATAGCTCCATTCAACCTCAAACTCACGATTTTCCAATGCAGTATCGAAATCGGCATTCTCACGAATCTAGTAACTAGCGTGCCTCCAATAGTTCCAGCATATTCACCATCTTCTAACCAAGCACCCCTTTTCCGCGGAATGTTAAATCGACTTGTGCCTCGTCTGCCCAACACACACACCGAAACGAATGGCGCCCAAGAAACTGGCCAAATTGCTTCCGTTGAGAATGGACCATTTTCACGCCCTGAAGTTACATCAATGTATCCTCCACTCAGCCCTGCACATATGGAGATTCTAGTCGCAGAAACGGTGTATGCCATTACCGCGATAGGTGGCCATGAAAACCCACCGTCGCGCCATATAGTAGGACAAGAGGGTGTTGCGAGTGTGAAGGAAAAGCTGAAAACTGTTAGCGAGGAGCTAGAGGACTTCATTCAGTCTAGCTACGCCGTTGATTACGCTGCTGGCGGCGATCAAAAAAGGGCGTCCAAGGACGAAAATATTTTCGGCATGGGAACCGGTAATGGTGGCGTTTAG
- a CDS encoding CLPTM1 domain protein, which yields MPEQRQRRDEPESSSGFKGALQGLAFFLLTQFIFSQFFGGRQQNDAGSSGKPGGIPTFADRPARSEITEYSAIPDIINPIWPSDSALDMNIYVSPSVVLPTVKSGSASQLVLNEKNFTLGNYSDTREIDTTIKIPKEVQQNGTLFAHFMLGLSGHQLDPSAKDYSTDSAVYFFRPLNQYLPKKKAKKLKNLLAGSEEAEEEEEDNTPDVSIASYYHPNFTVSLIPDSGTQRFRQIHPAVRSHLQLEASGARDISGKNGWYYPIVYLNTFWQLRSHMMELNSTVETVPLRITLNNLQNWKFSMMSSVDDSAKQTARQAAFGASTPGGGDGTEFEMVKEILLDTNIWLLGTTGIVTILHMVFETLAFKNDIAHWRKKKDVVGTSVRTILANVFMQAVVFLYLMDNSDNTSWMILASQGFGILLEAWKITKTVDVRLRQPSRNSFFSFLPYVVVFEDKHKLTDTEQKTKEYDEIAFRYLYIVAVPLLAAYAVYSLVYNTHKSWYSYIIETLVGSVYAYGFLMMVPSLYINYRLKSVAHMPGKALMYKFLNTFIDDLFAFTVKMPWLHRLATLRDDVIFFVWLYQSWKYRVDYTRVNEFGQGGDSDAEEEPPAVEAKDVKKTVETPASSQASGKETSKSSTRKRK from the exons ATGCCTGAACAAAGACAGCGCAGGGATGAGCCGGAGTCTAGC TCCGGCTTCAAGGGGGCCCTTCAGGGTCtggctttcttcttactGACACAGTTTATCTTCAGTCAATTTTTTGGTGGACGCCAGCAGAACGATGCTGGTTCTAGCGGGAAGCCTGGTGGGATTCCTACCTTCGCAGATCGTCCAGCTCGTAGCGAAATCACGGAGTACAGTGCTATCCCCGATATTATAAATCCGATATGGCCTTCCGACAGTGCCTTGGACATGAACATCTATGTCTCGCCATCAGTCGTACTTCCTACTGTTAAGTCTGGCTCGGCAAGCCAACTCGTGCTTAATGAGAAGAACTTTACTCTTGGAAACTACAGTGATACCAGGGAAATCGACACTACCATCAAGATCCCCAAAGAAGTACAACAAAATGGAACTCTTTTCGCGCACTTCATGCTCGGACTCTCTGGGCATCAGCTTGATCCTTCGGCTAAAGATTACAGCACAGATTCTGCAGTCTATTTCTTTCGGCCGCTTAACCAATATCtcccgaagaagaaagccaagaagctCAAAAACCTTCTCGCAGGCTcggaagaagctgaagaagaggaggaagataacACACCGGACGTCTCTATCGCATCGTACTATCACCCGAACTTCACGGTATCTCTGATTCCTGATTCGGGTACCCAGAGATTCCGTCAGATTCATCCAGCTGTCCGGTCGCATTTGCAGCTCGAGGCATCTGGCGCAAGAGACATCTCtggaaagaatggatggtACTACCCTATTGTTTACTTGAATACTTTTTGGCAACTTAGGAGTCATATGATGGAACTCAATTCTACCGTGGAGACCGTGCCTCTTCGCATTACTCTCAACAATCTGCAGAACTGGAAGTTCAGCATGATGTCGAGCGTTGATGACAGCGCAAAACAAACTGCTCGACAGGCTGCCTTTGGAGCTTCGACGCCAGGCGGTGGTGACGGTACTGAGTTTGAAATGGTGAAAGAGATCCTCTTGGATACGAACATCTGGCTGCTGGGCACAACTGGTATTGTGACTATCCTTCACATGGTCTTCGAGACTCTGGCCTTCAAGAATGATATT GCTCACTGgcgcaaaaagaaagacgtCGTTGGAACATCCGTTCGTACGATCTTGGCCAATGTCTTTATGCAGGCAGTTGTTTTCCTCTACCTCATGGATAATAGTGATAACACTTCCTGGATGATCCTCGCCAGTCAAGGTTTCGGCATCCTCCTCGAAGCTTGGAAAATCACAAAGACTGTCGATGTTCGCCTGCGGCAGCCGTCGCGGaactctttcttctccttcctgccTTATGTGGTGGTGTTTGAGGACAAACATAAGCTCACAGACACCGAGCAGAAGACCAAAGAATACGATGAAATCGCGTTCCGCTATCTCTATATTGTTGCCGTGCCTCTCCTGGCTGCATACGCAGTGTACAGCTTAGTCTACAACACCCACAAGTCGTGGTATTCCTATATCATTGAAACACTTGTTGGTAGTGTCTATGCCTACGGTTTCCTGATGATGGTCCCCAGCTTGTATATCAATTACCGCTTGAAG TCTGTTGCGCATATGCCTGGCAAAGCCTTGATGTACAAATTCTTAAACACCTTCATCGATGATCTTTTCGCTTTCACAGTCAAGATGCCGTGGCTTCACAGGCTTGCGACTCTCCGTGATGATGTCATTTTCTTCGTTTGGCTTTACCAAAGCTGGAAGTACCGGGTTGATTATACACGTGTCAACGAGTTCGGTCAGGGAGGTGATAGTGATGCTGAGGAAGAGCCACCAGCCGTTGAAGCTAAGGATGTCAAAAAGACAGTTGAAACACCGGCGTCATCCCAGGCGTCCGGAAAGGAAACTTCTAAGTCATCTACCCGGAAGAGGAAGTAA